The proteins below come from a single Streptomyces sp. M92 genomic window:
- a CDS encoding DUF3073 domain-containing protein produces MGRGRAKAKQTKVARQLKYNSGGTDLSRLAEELGASPSNAQPPNGGPFEDDEQEDDVYAKYADLYEDDDEDEDGQSPQQRRGA; encoded by the coding sequence ATGGGGCGCGGCCGGGCCAAGGCCAAGCAGACGAAGGTCGCCCGCCAGCTGAAGTACAACAGCGGTGGGACTGATCTCTCCCGCCTGGCCGAGGAGCTGGGCGCATCGCCGTCGAATGCCCAACCGCCGAATGGCGGGCCATTCGAGGACGATGAGCAAGAGGATGACGTGTACGCGAAGTACGCCGACCTCTACGAGGACGACGACGAGGACGAGGACGGCCAGTCCCCGCAGCAACGTCGCGGCGCTTGA